A stretch of the Nicotiana tabacum cultivar K326 chromosome 6, ASM71507v2, whole genome shotgun sequence genome encodes the following:
- the LOC142181854 gene encoding uncharacterized protein LOC142181854 — protein MDIQLWNKSVVCKLLWNICNKKDKLWVKWIHCYYGRRASLWKSKPMQASWIVQKILKAAKYLEEVGIQEEELNQMQSFTIQKMYKKFQGEYPKCSWRRLICNNYGAPRWSFILYLNLHGRLLTRDRVAKWSLVDDLSCPLCTSEPENAEHLLFKCGMASQIWDSLLEWQVIQRKAKGWYEEVQWAEEKQKSIRLGHDVQDPNEREL, from the exons atggacatccaacTGTGGAACAAGTCAGTTGTGTGCAAATTGTTGTGGAATATATGCAACAAGAAGGACAAACTATGGGTAAAGTGGATACATTGTTACTATGGGAGGAGAGCTAGTCTGTGGAAGAGCAAACCAATGCAGGCATCGTGGATTGTACAAAAGATACTTAAGGCTGCTAAATATCTGGAAGAAGTGGGGATACAAGAAGAGGAACTTAATCAGATGCAAAGCTTCACCATACAGAAGATGTATAAGAAGTTTCAGGGTGAGTACCCAAAATGCTCATGGAGAAGATTAATCTGTAACAACTATGGAGCTCCTAGATGGTCATTCATACTATACTTAAACCTACATGGAAGGCTGTTAACAAGAGATAGAGTGGCAAAGTGGAGTCTAGTTGATGATCTATCATGTCCATTGTGTACAAGTGAACCAGAAAACGCAGAACATTTACTTTTTAAATGTGGAATGGCATCGCAGATCTGGGATAGCTTATTGGAATGGCAAGTAATCCAAAGGAAAGCAAAAGGGTGGTATGAAGAAGTTCAATGGGCAGAG GAGAAACAGAAGAGTATAAGACTTGGGCATGATGTCCAAGATCCTAATGAACGAGAATTGTAA